GGTCTGGCGTGCCTTGTCGACCCGCTTGACGATGATCCGGTCGTGCAGAGGACGGATATGCATATCGATCTCCTGTGCGATTCAGATAACGGAAACGGATGAGCGCGGTGCCCCCGTGCGCACACAGCTGCACCGGCTCGTCGGCCCTGTCGGGGGCCAACGGGGCCGAAATAGGGGCGTCCCCCGGCGGTTTCAAGAGGGCATTTTCAGTCGATCAAATGATGCACCGCACCCAGGCGGTACACCGTGCGACGGCTGCGTCGCGCACCTCCGGCGAGGCTCTCGCACACCACCGGGCAAGGCGGCGCGCGGTGGCCGCTGGCGTCCAGCGTGTCGTCGCCCTCGTGCGCATCCCATACGCCGCCAGCGACTGGCCGAAACTGCCAGAGCACGTAGCCGACGTCGGCCGCCAGCTGCATCAGCGATTCGCGTTCCGGCGCTTCGGCCAGTAGCGTTTCACGGTCGTCAAAAGTCGGGTAATCCCCGAAGGCTTGCCGGCACGCCTGCGCTTCGCTGAGTGGCGCCCCGATCGTGTTGCAGGCGCGCTTCTCGTCGCGTTCCAGATTCCACGCGCCGAGCCGCCAGGCCGCATCGAGGACGTCCGATTCGATGTGGGAGATGGCGCCCCAGCGGCGGTTGATCTGCAGCGCCGAACTGGCCACCGGACGCGGCTCGCGCGAGGCGTCCGCCGCGAGACGCGGGCCTTCGCGCCTGAAACCGTGCCAGTGCATGAACATCAGCAGCGGGGTATCGGCGCGGGCAACCGCCGCGACGCTGACCGCAAAGAGTGGCAGGCCCATGCTGTCGATCTGGGCCGAGAGGGTGTCGAAAATGCGCATGCGAACCTCCTCATGAGCAAGAACAACGCAGGGCGAAAAATTACGAGAAGGAAAGCCGCAGGGCAAGCCCTTCAAGCCGTCGCGGCGAGCTGCGGGCCGGCCCGCGTCACAGCCGCCGGGACGCGGAGTTCCGGTCCGGCGTCCGGAAAATTGTCCTGAATCAAGGTTTCAGACGCTCTGCGCGGGGTATTTACGCAGGCATTGCGGCGCCCCGTATCGATGCCGCCGCATCCATCCCGCACATACAGCTCTCAGGAAGGCTTGAACATGAACCCTCGTCGGATCGCCCTCGCAGGC
This region of Niveibacterium umoris genomic DNA includes:
- a CDS encoding diguanylate cyclase; protein product: MRIFDTLSAQIDSMGLPLFAVSVAAVARADTPLLMFMHWHGFRREGPRLAADASREPRPVASSALQINRRWGAISHIESDVLDAAWRLGAWNLERDEKRACNTIGAPLSEAQACRQAFGDYPTFDDRETLLAEAPERESLMQLAADVGYVLWQFRPVAGGVWDAHEGDDTLDASGHRAPPCPVVCESLAGGARRSRRTVYRLGAVHHLID